The genomic window CTGCGGTGATGCGGGAACGTGCAGTGAGGCGGTGGTGCGGTGGTGCGGTGGTGCCGGGCTCGCCGGCTGCCGCCCGGAACGGAAACCGGGGCGGAGCCTCCCAGTACCCCCGCAAACCCGGAGCATTCGGTCTTACTGGTTGTAAATCCCCGCTTGGCCCAGTGACGGATCAGCGGTCTCCCGGCTCCCCGCCGGCCCGGCAGGACGGCAGACGGGCGGCGGCGGGACGGGGCGGGGCGCGGGCGGTGGCAGGGGTGACGCGGCGGGGCGCGGGACGCGGCGGGGCGGGACGCGCCCGGTGTTCCCCCGGGCGCCGCGCGGGCACACGACGCGCAAGCGCCACCGTCCGGGGGCCGGCCGGCGGGGCCGCCGCGGGGGCGGGCGGGGGCAGGGGCCCCGCGCGCGCCCGGCCTGCCCGGCCCGGGTGGCGCCGCCGCACCTCCGCCGCATCTCCGCCGCACCTCGGAACAGACCGATCCTGCGTATTCACACCGTTTCGTCCGTGGAGGGCGGGAAGCCGCACGGAGGAGCGGAAGCCGGAGGTGATCAGCCGCCGTGCCGGGACAGCAGGGCCTCGCGCCGGCGGGGAGCCACGGGCACGCCCGGCACGGCGTCACCTGAACGGCACCGCCGGACGGCCGGAGGGCCGCAGCGGGCCCACGCTGGACAGGCCATGGCCGTCCAGGCCGTCCGCGCGGCGACGCGGCCGTTTCCCGCTCCTGGGAAGGGAGAGCACGTGATGTCCGACGAGGCGATGGGTGACGAGGTCTACCAGCCGGCCGGCTCCGACACCCGCGACAACCCCGACGACCTCGACCTGGAGAACGCGCTGGAGGGGGACGGGCTCGACGAGACCCTCGACGAGGGGTACTCGCCGCCGGAGAAGCCCCTGGCCGCGGAGCACCACGGCACGACAGCGCGGGAGCAGCGGGAGGGCGAGAGCCTGGAGCAGCGCCTGGCCGAGGAGGAGCCCGATGTCGCGCCGCCCGAGGGTGACGGCATCGGTGACCAGGTGGGCACGAACGGCGAGGCCGTGGACGAGGAGGCCGGCGAGGCCCGCGCGGGGCGGGTCGTGGCGGCCGACGACGGGCTCCCGCTCCGCGCGAACGACGTGGTCGCCAGGGACGTCGGCACCGACGGCGGGGCCGCCTCGGCGGAGGAAGCCGCGCTGCACATCACCCCCGGCCCCGGGGAGCGCGAACCGCGGGAGCGGGGAGAAGACGACAGCGGCGGGCGCCCGCGGGGCACCTGACGGGCCGCCGGCGCGGCCGGGGCCGTGGGACGGGCCGGGGCGAACGGGGCCGGGGCCGCACCGGGTGGGGCGGGAACGCAGCCGGGGCCGCCAGCGGGCAGGGCCGTCAGCGGGCAGGGCCGTCAGCGGGCGGGACCGTCAGCGGACTGCGGGCACCGCCCTGGCGCCCGGCAGGCCCGCCCGCCCGCTGCTCCGCCCCCTCCCCTGCCTCCAGGTGCGGTCCAGGGCGGTTCAGGGCTGTTTCAGGGCCGGCGCCAGGCGTCGTCCTTCAGGTGCGAGCCGGCCTGCGGGCCCATGCGCAGCATCCCGCCGTCCACG from Streptomyces syringium includes these protein-coding regions:
- a CDS encoding DUF5709 domain-containing protein, whose protein sequence is MSDEAMGDEVYQPAGSDTRDNPDDLDLENALEGDGLDETLDEGYSPPEKPLAAEHHGTTAREQREGESLEQRLAEEEPDVAPPEGDGIGDQVGTNGEAVDEEAGEARAGRVVAADDGLPLRANDVVARDVGTDGGAASAEEAALHITPGPGEREPRERGEDDSGGRPRGT